GTTCGAAAGATCAGACCAACGCCAGCAGCTTTGCAACGTCCAGAAGGCCCGCTTTTCCAAAAAGCTCATCCTTGGAAGGCATGACCGGATTACCGGCGGCATCCTTTTTCCCGTTCACGTCGTCCACCTGAAGTTCACTAACTGCGGCGGGCAACCAATACCAATGCGCAACACTGTGTCGAGTTGGACTTGCATTCAGCCCCTCAAACAGGTCCTTGATGTCCTTTCCGGACAAATTGGCCGCAGATTTTCGCTGCATCAAGGCAATCGCCCCGGCGACCAGAGCACAAGCGCCAGACGTACCGCCAAACTCTGTGTACAGCCCAGCCGGATCGTCTCCTGCTTTTGCCCGAGCAGCGACCGGCCCCGCAAGCGTTCCTTCGACATGACCACGAGGTCCCGGCACATCGAGCGTGACAAGTCGCTGAGGTGAATAGCTAAGGTAAGGTATTTTTTCCGTGCAAGATCCCGGTTTCTTGTGCAAGTCGGGATCTACGTGAAAATCGCCAGCTGAAGCGGCTTGCCGGTCAAGGCGGATCTGGTTCCGGTTATACACCTCTCCGTCATCCGAAGGGGCCACAACGGTCAGGTGGTCGTCGGACGAATAGTTTGAATAGCCAGACCGAAAAGCCTGATAACTCACGGCACCTACAGAAATGACACCGTTATCCGTGTCGGACGACAAGCTGGCGGGGTAGATCAACTTGCTTCTGCCATCATTGCCCGCAGCGCAAACCACAGGGATTTTTTTGCTGACCCATGTGATGACCTTGCTCAGAAGAGCCCAGTCCGCGCTGATGCCAAGTGCATCCTGTGACGGCTCACCTAGCTTGGTTTCGTGAATCCGCGTCTTTTCGTCGTCATCCAGATCAGGATACCCCGGCCAATGGTTCGGGTCCGCAACATCCCTTGGGAAAAGGATCACCTCGACATCCTTCGAAAAGGCATACAGGAACGCTGCAATCAGTTCTCGCGGACTGGGAGAGATTGAGGTGGTGATTGGCAGGACTTTGCTCAGCGGGTCGACACCGAAATAGGTTGCGATGTTGCCCGCGTTACCGAACTGATCAGCCGCATATGAGGTGCCGCTGGTTAGACCTGCGCAGCTGGTCCCGTGCGCGGCATAGCGGTCATCATAGGCGTGAACATACCGTTTGACACCGCACCCTGACCGGATTTCATCGACGATCTTTTCTTCTGCCGGAGT
The genomic region above belongs to Ruegeria sp. HKCCD4315 and contains:
- a CDS encoding S8 family serine peptidase, yielding MTDGQENYERFYYLWHLVAINAITVPTPPASGEICPVIGDVAWDFTPPPDSKAHIALIDMGVAPYHPNLDAPTGDGQILWDDAIDLASHPYGVKYDLLTSFPAAAKHREEKVSWLNGLPAGSTIGTLTPAEEKIVDEIRSGCGVKRYVHAYDDRYAAHGTSCAGLTSGTSYAADQFGNAGNIATYFGVDPLSKVLPITTSISPSPRELIAAFLYAFSKDVEVILFPRDVADPNHWPGYPDLDDDEKTRIHETKLGEPSQDALGISADWALLSKVITWVSKKIPVVCAAGNDGRSKLIYPASLSSDTDNGVISVGAVSYQAFRSGYSNYSSDDHLTVVAPSDDGEVYNRNQIRLDRQAASAGDFHVDPDLHKKPGSCTEKIPYLSYSPQRLVTLDVPGPRGHVEGTLAGPVAARAKAGDDPAGLYTEFGGTSGACALVAGAIALMQRKSAANLSGKDIKDLFEGLNASPTRHSVAHWYWLPAAVSELQVDDVNGKKDAAGNPVMPSKDELFGKAGLLDVAKLLALV